In the genome of Pseudarthrobacter sp. IC2-21, one region contains:
- the tatA gene encoding Sec-independent protein translocase subunit TatA gives MGRLFDGPWPIVIIIVVALLLFAAPKLPAMARSLGQSMRIIKSEVKEMKNDGKTDATDTESGPVEGKVVNHPHPNPAPTQHGEPTNGTDVPPSNRA, from the coding sequence GTGGGAAGACTCTTTGATGGCCCGTGGCCAATTGTCATTATCATCGTTGTTGCGCTGTTGCTTTTTGCCGCGCCTAAACTCCCTGCCATGGCCCGCAGCCTGGGCCAGTCCATGCGGATCATCAAGTCCGAAGTCAAGGAAATGAAGAACGACGGCAAGACCGACGCCACAGACACCGAATCGGGACCGGTGGAGGGCAAAGTCGTTAACCATCCGCACCCGAATCCTGCACCGACCCAGCACGGCGAGCCGACCAACGGCACCGACGTTCCGCCGTCGAACCGCGCATAA
- the tatC gene encoding twin-arginine translocase subunit TatC, protein MALWDHLKELKNRLIKSAIAVVLAAVGGWFLYDPVVSSLSAPLISIAHETGRTAVLNFATIADPFAFKIQIAIQIGLVISSPVWIYQVWAFITPGLTRKERGYTLGFMAAAVPLFLAGVYVAWLVFPTVVRALLQFTPQTGANNISATDYLTFATQMLLILGVSFLVPVILVGINMAGVVRGRTILKAWRIIVFLVFVLAALAAPGTDALSMFLLAAPLLVLFFAAIGLCIFNDKRRDKRQAKRVAETDATADIATPGSELKNL, encoded by the coding sequence ATGGCTCTTTGGGACCACCTCAAGGAGCTCAAGAACCGGCTGATCAAATCAGCAATTGCGGTGGTGCTCGCTGCCGTCGGCGGCTGGTTCCTTTACGATCCCGTCGTCAGCAGCCTGTCGGCTCCGCTGATCTCCATAGCGCACGAGACCGGCCGGACGGCCGTCCTTAACTTCGCCACCATCGCGGACCCGTTTGCCTTCAAAATCCAGATTGCCATCCAGATCGGGCTGGTGATCTCCAGCCCTGTCTGGATCTATCAGGTCTGGGCATTCATCACCCCGGGCCTGACTCGCAAGGAGCGAGGCTACACGCTCGGTTTTATGGCGGCGGCGGTGCCTTTGTTCCTGGCCGGCGTGTACGTTGCGTGGCTTGTTTTTCCTACGGTAGTCAGGGCTCTGCTTCAGTTCACGCCGCAGACCGGCGCGAACAACATTTCCGCCACCGACTACCTCACCTTCGCCACGCAGATGTTGCTGATCCTGGGTGTCTCCTTCCTGGTTCCCGTGATTCTGGTCGGCATCAACATGGCCGGAGTGGTGCGGGGCCGGACCATCCTCAAAGCCTGGCGGATCATCGTCTTCCTCGTTTTTGTCCTGGCCGCACTTGCCGCGCCGGGGACGGACGCGCTGTCCATGTTCCTGCTGGCCGCCCCACTGCTGGTCCTGTTTTTCGCGGCCATCGGGCTGTGTATTTTCAACGACAAGCGCCGGGACAAGAGGCAGGCGAAACGGGTTGCCGAGACGGACGCAACAGCCGACATCGCAACCCCTGGCAGCGAACTGAAGAACCTGTAG
- a CDS encoding DEAD/DEAH box helicase produces the protein MSSISGPLSPSESYRASAERTAEARTYLGGFVRTLDFELDEFQRLACRSLQEGRGVLVAAPTGAGKTIVGEFAIYLALERHLKAFYTTPIKALSNQKFTELAEKYGAENVGLLTGDTSINGDAPVVVMTTEVLRNMLYADSATLDDLGFVVMDEVHYLADRFRGAVWEEVIIHLPSEVQVVSLSATVSNAEEFGAWLDTVRGDTDIIVSEHRPVPLWQHVMVGREIVDLFAGETTFDEIAPPADAETGTPLAVREATEPGRGLPLRDGGAGPGFEVNPDLLAMARSESQDSFRGRFGHGGRSQRRQHKQRSDARAPQGSQPGAARRASRSQVIASLDRQDLLPAITFIFSRAGCDAAVAQCVSSGLWLTTEKEQRIIAGRVDEAAQDIPSDDLDVLGFWTWREGLLRGFAAHHAGMLPTFKEVVEKLFVEGLVKAVFATETLALGVNMPARSVVLEKLDKFNGEAHVDITAGEYTQLTGRAGRRGIDVEGHAVVLWQPGTDPAAVAGLASRRTYPLNSSFRPTYNMSINLLAQFGRTRAREILESSFAQFQADRSVVGLAKQVRSREESLAGYAKSMTCHLGDFTEYARLRRELSDAENITSRTKSRARKSLNEDSLARLMPGDVVDVPGGRAPGLAVVLSSDHSGREPRPAVLTLDNQLRRIGTEDLEGPISPLTRIRIPKAFNAKVPKSRRDLASSARNALRENRPPAPGRSTDFGLGSVTPTQEKRISELRRALRAHPCHGCSEREDHARWSERWWKLRRETDGLIRQIQGRTNTIAKTFDRVCDVLSAYGYLEAGTDGRLSISTDGQRLRRIYGEKDLLISQSLRLGAFDDLDAVEVAALASVLVYQAKREDRGLRPRMPSIALESSVDLVVREWSALEDVEEQNKLPLTGEPELGLVWPMYKWAKGRHLQEVLNGTDLAAGDFVRWVKQVIDLLDQLAKIPGLDPRLARLCSEAISLIRRGVVAYSSVL, from the coding sequence ATGTCCTCTATTTCCGGGCCGCTCTCGCCCTCTGAAAGTTACCGGGCCAGCGCGGAACGCACAGCCGAGGCGCGCACCTACCTCGGCGGTTTTGTCCGCACCCTCGATTTCGAACTTGACGAATTCCAGCGTCTTGCCTGCCGCTCGCTGCAGGAAGGCAGGGGAGTGCTGGTTGCGGCCCCTACCGGTGCCGGCAAGACCATCGTGGGCGAGTTTGCCATCTACCTCGCGTTGGAGCGGCACCTTAAGGCCTTCTACACCACCCCCATCAAGGCTCTGAGCAACCAGAAGTTCACCGAACTCGCGGAGAAGTACGGGGCGGAAAACGTCGGGCTGCTGACCGGGGACACCAGCATCAACGGCGACGCCCCCGTGGTGGTCATGACCACAGAAGTCCTTCGGAACATGCTGTACGCCGACTCGGCCACCCTGGACGACCTCGGCTTTGTGGTGATGGACGAAGTCCACTACCTTGCGGACCGGTTCCGCGGCGCAGTGTGGGAGGAAGTGATCATCCACCTTCCCAGTGAAGTCCAGGTTGTGTCCCTCAGCGCCACGGTTTCAAACGCGGAAGAATTCGGCGCGTGGCTGGATACCGTGCGCGGTGACACGGACATCATTGTCTCGGAGCACAGGCCCGTGCCCCTGTGGCAGCACGTCATGGTGGGCCGGGAAATCGTGGACCTGTTCGCCGGGGAAACCACCTTCGACGAAATTGCGCCGCCGGCCGACGCGGAGACCGGTACACCCCTGGCGGTCCGTGAAGCGACGGAGCCTGGGCGGGGCCTCCCGCTCCGCGATGGCGGGGCCGGCCCGGGCTTCGAGGTCAACCCCGACCTGCTGGCAATGGCCCGCAGCGAAAGTCAGGACAGCTTCCGCGGCCGGTTCGGCCACGGCGGACGCAGCCAGCGCCGGCAGCACAAGCAGCGCTCTGATGCCCGCGCTCCGCAGGGTTCCCAACCCGGCGCCGCCCGGAGGGCCAGCAGGTCCCAGGTGATCGCCAGCCTGGACCGGCAGGACCTGCTCCCCGCCATCACCTTCATTTTCTCCCGGGCCGGGTGCGACGCCGCGGTGGCACAGTGCGTCTCCTCAGGCCTGTGGCTGACCACGGAGAAGGAGCAGCGGATCATCGCCGGTCGCGTTGACGAGGCCGCACAGGACATCCCGTCCGATGACCTGGACGTTCTGGGTTTCTGGACGTGGCGGGAGGGCCTGCTGCGGGGATTCGCCGCCCACCATGCGGGGATGCTGCCCACCTTCAAGGAGGTGGTGGAAAAGCTGTTCGTTGAGGGCCTGGTCAAGGCGGTCTTCGCCACCGAAACTCTTGCCTTGGGCGTGAACATGCCTGCCCGGTCTGTCGTTTTGGAAAAGTTGGACAAGTTTAACGGCGAAGCCCACGTGGACATCACGGCGGGGGAGTACACGCAGCTGACCGGCCGGGCTGGCCGTCGCGGCATCGACGTCGAGGGCCATGCCGTTGTCCTTTGGCAGCCCGGTACGGATCCGGCCGCGGTGGCAGGACTTGCTTCCCGCCGAACATACCCTCTGAATTCGAGTTTCCGGCCCACCTACAACATGAGCATCAATCTGCTGGCCCAGTTCGGCCGGACCCGCGCCCGCGAAATCCTGGAGTCCTCGTTCGCCCAATTCCAGGCCGACCGGTCCGTGGTTGGCCTCGCCAAGCAGGTGCGCAGCAGGGAAGAGTCCCTCGCGGGCTACGCCAAATCGATGACGTGCCACCTCGGTGACTTCACCGAGTATGCCCGGCTGCGCCGCGAGCTCTCCGACGCCGAAAACATCACCTCACGCACGAAGTCCCGTGCCAGGAAGTCCCTCAACGAAGACTCGCTGGCCCGGCTCATGCCCGGCGACGTTGTGGACGTGCCGGGCGGGCGTGCGCCCGGCCTGGCCGTGGTGCTCAGTTCGGACCACAGCGGCCGGGAGCCGCGGCCCGCCGTTCTGACGCTGGACAACCAGCTCCGCCGGATCGGCACCGAAGACCTTGAAGGCCCGATTTCTCCCCTGACCAGGATTCGGATTCCCAAGGCGTTTAATGCCAAGGTCCCCAAATCCCGGCGCGATCTTGCCTCGTCCGCCCGCAATGCCTTGCGTGAAAACCGCCCCCCGGCTCCGGGCCGCAGTACCGACTTCGGGCTTGGCAGCGTCACGCCCACCCAGGAAAAACGGATCAGCGAGCTGCGCCGGGCACTCCGGGCCCACCCGTGCCACGGGTGCAGCGAGCGTGAGGACCATGCCCGCTGGTCGGAGCGCTGGTGGAAGCTGCGCCGCGAAACGGACGGTCTGATCCGTCAGATCCAAGGGCGCACCAACACCATTGCCAAGACCTTTGACCGGGTCTGCGACGTCCTCTCAGCCTACGGTTATCTGGAGGCCGGTACTGATGGCCGCCTGTCCATCAGCACAGATGGCCAGCGCCTGCGCCGGATCTACGGCGAGAAGGACCTCCTGATCTCCCAGTCGCTGCGTTTGGGTGCCTTTGATGACCTGGACGCCGTCGAGGTCGCAGCTTTGGCGAGCGTCCTGGTCTACCAGGCCAAGCGCGAGGACAGGGGCCTCCGCCCGCGGATGCCCAGCATCGCACTCGAATCGTCCGTGGACCTGGTAGTCCGTGAGTGGTCAGCCCTTGAAGACGTGGAGGAACAAAACAAGCTGCCGCTCACCGGTGAACCCGAGCTGGGGCTGGTGTGGCCCATGTACAAGTGGGCGAAGGGCCGGCACCTCCAGGAGGTGCTGAACGGAACGGACCTGGCCGCAGGAGACTTTGTCCGCTGGGTTAAGCAGGTCATCGACCTTCTGGACCAGTTGGCCAAGATTCCGGGCCTGGATCCGCGGCTGGCCAGGCTGTGTTCGGAAGCCATCTCGCTCATCCGCCGCGGCGTGGTGGCTTACTCCTCCGTCCTGTGA